The Nicotiana sylvestris chromosome 6, ASM39365v2, whole genome shotgun sequence genomic sequence AATTACCATCATTTAAGCTCAGACACGAATAAACTGTAGTAATTATAGTACAAAATATGACTAAAACGTGAGTTTCTTGCCTACATGCCAAGAATTACATATGTGTATCAATTTGACGCAAGCTTCTCATTTATTGATGGATTTATCAATGGAACTTGTAGATCAACTTATAATGTGTGCAATTTTAGGTTGGTAAATTGGCATTTGATCGGAAGTATAAGGCTCCCTCCCATTAATTTTTTATCCGAAATGACAGTATATTAAGCCGAAGTGGCTAGCTCTTTCTATCTAGTCTTTCGAAAACTAGATATAAATAATTCGATTAGTTTAAGACAAGATTAGATTAAAATGCTTGTGTTGGTATGAACAAGAATATAATACTTCCATAAAAGTATGTTATAAAAGATTTAATACTTATCTACCATATATCAATACTTTCACAAATAAAGGTTGTCAAAATCTGATACTCTCTCTATCTATTGTTAGCTATAAGTACTATTCCCATACTATAGATCCCCCTCTGATTAAGCCACCACTCCCATCGGAACCCCCAGATAAGCATAGCCAAATGGAGGTAGAACTACCTCATCACTCCTATAAGAAAATGCTCTTGGACAAACCAGCGAGCAACCAAACTAATTACTATGATATCGACCACCAAGCAATTCCAGATCTGGACAAAGGGAAGCACATTGAGGGTTCAATTCCACTTACAGAAGATGACAAAGAATGCCTTTACCTTCCATGGTGTTACTCTGTAATCAACAAAGTTCTCAAGCAAAAGATGTCTCACCATCTCCTTCGATCTAAACTAAACGACCTATGGAAGACATCCGAACAGTTAATCTTGATTGACCTAGGGTGGGACTTCTACATAGTTAAATTTAGTTTAGAGGAAAGTATGGTTAAGGCTCTACACCTAGGCCCCTGGTTCATCTCTGGAAATTTCCTTTCTGTACGTAAATGGGAACCTAAGTTTGTTCCTCAAGAAGCCACTTTTACTTCTACTGCCATATAGATCCGGCTGCCTCAATTACCAACAGAGTTCTATGATCAGGATATCCTAGAGAAAGTTGGTAGGAAGCTGGGTAAACTTTTCAAGATAGACCAATGTACATCCTCTACCCTAAGGGAAAGATATGCACGTATTTGTATTCAAGTTCCACTGGAAACCCTAGTAAAAACATCAGTAATAATAGGGGACCATGAGCAGGCTGTGATCTACGAAGGAGAGGGGACTCTGTGCACCGTTTGTGGCAGAATAGGGCACACTGCACAAATTTGCAACTACAGGGCACCCACACCCACAGCAACCCACGAACCACACGACGACCATCACAAGAAAGCAGTCATTTCGGAGGAAAGTGAGTGGAAAACTGTCACCTTCCCAAGAAGGTGCAAGCAGGGACAAGcaaaaacaacaaacaaaaatgATGGTAGAATGAACAAACCACAACATGCTCCATAGACAAAGGAGATACATGTAAATTTGTTCGATGCCAATTCAGGTAAATTTTTCCAAACTCAAACTCTTCGTtataattcaaaaaataattaacCCCGCCCAAAATACCCAAAAGAGGCCCAATGCTAAATAAAAACCCCACTAACACACAAGATCTGCCCCAACAATGTCAGAAAATGGGCTCACGGACGTAGCCCAGTATAGGTGCCAAAAGAAAAGCGGGACCAACTACTAACGCCCCCACCAACCACAACCATGAGCCCAGTGTCCAAGGGGCCTCTAGCCCAACTCCCAAGACCAGAATCCTCAAGAGTGGTGAAACACCCAATAGGGTCGATCCGTTTTCTACAAACGGGTACTCCAACAAGGGCACCACTGACAGCCCAATTCCTCACCCACATACACAAACCTACGCTTTCCCTACCAATACACCTGACCTCTAATGGAGAAATACCAACAGTCACCAATAACAATCAAGTGCCCTATCTGGTACCCCCCCCCCATTTCTAGATGAAAAGACTACAAC encodes the following:
- the LOC104236971 gene encoding uncharacterized protein; its protein translation is MEVELPHHSYKKMLLDKPASNQTNYYDIDHQAIPDLDKGKHIEGSIPLTEDDKECLYLPWCYSVINKVLKQKMSHHLLRSKLNDLWKTSEQLILIDLGWDFYIVKFSLEESMVKALHLGPWFISGNFLSIRLPQLPTEFYDQDILEKVGRKLGKLFKIDQCTSSTLRERYARICIQVPLETLVKTSVIIGDHEQAVIYEGEGTLCTVCGRIGHTAQICNYRAPTPTATHEPHDDHHKKAVISEESEWKTVTFPRRCKQGQAKTTNKNDGRMNKPQHAP